In a genomic window of Sarcophilus harrisii chromosome 4, mSarHar1.11, whole genome shotgun sequence:
- the SEMA4A gene encoding semaphorin-4A isoform X3, whose product MVHLASKPNSQMHVLLLFPSMLLLLLPGGLGQSPMPRIKYTTGDRRRSVSLFSKEGLQDFDELLLSEDGSTLYVGARDSILALNIGEPGIPGLKSMIPWEASHKKKRDCVFKKKSNETECFNFIRVLVAVNASQLYVCGTYAFSPACTYIELKDFSLVPIPEERILDGKGQSPFDPAHKHTAVLVDGMLYTGTMNNFLGNEPILMRTLGTQPVLKTDAFLRWLQPDASFVASIPSTHVVYFFFGETAKEFDFFEKLTISRVARVCKNDVGGEKLLQKKWTTFLKAQLFCAQPGQLPFNVIRHAVLMPADPPASPRVYAIFTSQWQVGETRSSAVCEFFLSDIEKVFEGKYKEMNKESSRWNTYSGPVSNPRPGSCSVGPSSDKALTFVKEHFLMDGKVVGKPLLVKQDVEYTKLAVEMAKDVNGKDHLVMYLGTNTGSLHKAVVGNDNDTHLVEEIQLFQEPEPIRNLLLAPSQRTLFVGYSGGLLRIPQANCSVYRSCIDCVLARDPHCAWDPVEKACRMFFNTSTDLSSWKQDINPGNPAWTCVSRPMGRSFKPQSPPQLIKEVLAPLHSILELPCPQTSTLATYQWTYRATPIQTSSSAIYNGSLMLLLREEVRGLYQCWATESGFTHPVVSYWIQSQEDPLPLDPELAGIPRERVETPLTVGGPTPLVTPRSYWSHFIIVTVLLALVLSGALIGFVFCPLRALQAQRKIQGCGTLPPGEKAPLSGEPPLQPPKDTRILNGGGVDADNNQLGTEMA is encoded by the exons GTGATAGGCGTCGTTCTGTGAGCCTCTTTAGCAAGGAGGGACTTCAGGATTTTGATGAACTGCTTCTAAGTGAGGACGGGTCCACTCTGTACGTGGGCGCTCGGGACTCCATCTTGGCCTTGAACATTGGCGAACCAGGCATCCCAGGTCTTAAGAGTATG atTCCCTGGGAAGCCagtcacaagaaaaaaagagattgtgTCTTCAAGAAAAAGAGCAATGAG ACTGAATGCTTCAACTTCATCAGAGTCCTAGTGGCTGTCAATGCTTCTCAGCTTTATGTCTGTGGAACCTATGCCTTCAGCCCAGCCTGTACCTACATT gagcTGAAGGACTTTTCCCTGGTCCCTATTCCAGAAGAAAGGATCCTGGATGGCAAAGGACAGAGCCCTTTTGACCCTGCCCATAAGCACACGGCAGTTTTGGTGG ATGGGATGCTCTACACTGGCACCATGAACAACTTCCTGGGCAACGAGCCCATCCTCATGCGAACCCTGGGAACCCAGCCTGTCCTCAAGACTGATGCTTTCCTCCGATGGCTCCAGC CGGATGCCTCCTTTGTGGCCTCCATCCCCTCTACCCACGTCGTTTACTTCTTCTTTGGGGAAACAGCTAAAGAGTTTGACTTCTTCGAGAAACTCACCATCTCCCGAGTAGCACGAGTCTGTAAG AATGATGTGGGTGGGGAGAAGCTACTGCAGAAGAAGTGGACAACATTCCTGAAAGCTCAGTTGTTTTGTGCTCAGCCTGGTCAACTGCCCTTCAACGTGATCCGCCATGCAGTACTAATGCCTGCTGACCCTCCTGCCTCTCCCAGAGTCTATGCAATTTTCACATCCCAGTG GCAGGTTGGAGAGACCAGAAGTTCGGCAGTCTGTGAGTTCTTTCTCTCAGACATTGAGAAGGTTTTCGAGGGGAAGTACAAGGAGATGAACAAAGAAAGCTCCCGATGGAACACATATAGTGGCCCTGTGAGCAACCCCCGCCCTGGCAGT TGCTCGGTGGGTCCCTCCTCTGACAAAGCCTTGACCTTCGTGAAAGAACATTTCCTGATGGACGGAAAGGTTGTAGGGAAGCCCCTGTTGGTAAAACAAGATGTGGAGTACACCAAATTGGCTGTGGAGATGGCGAAGGATGTCAATGGAAAAGATCACTTGGTCATGTACTTGGGCACCA ACACAGGTTCTCTCCATAAGGCTGTGGTAGGTAATGACAATGATACACACCTGGTAGAGGAGATCCAACTGTTTCAGGAACCTGAACCCATCCGAAACCTACTACTGGCACCTTCCCAG AGAACACTATTTGTGGGCTACTCTGGGGGGCTTCTGAGGATCCCCCAAGCCAACTGCAGTGTCTATAGGAGCTGTATAGACTGTGTCCTTGCCAGAGACCCCCACTGTGCCTGGGACCCTGTTGAAAAAGCCTGTCGTATGTTTTTCAACACCTCCACAGACTT ATCTTCCTGGAAACAGGACATAAATCCCGGCAACCCAGCATGGACTTGTGTCAGTAGACCCATGGGCAGAAGTTTCAAACCCCAGAGCCCACCCCAGCTCA TAAAAGAAGTCCTGGCTCCTCTTCACTCCATCTTAGAACTCCCCTGTCCCCAAACCTCCACCCTAGCCACCTACCAATGGACTTATCGAGCAACCCCCATTCAGACTTCCTCCTCAGCAATCTACAATGGTTCCCTCATGCTCCTTCTTCGGGAAGAAGTCAGAGGCCTCTACCAGTGTTGGGCAACGGAGAGCGGCTTTACTCATCCTGTTGTCTCTTACTGGATACAAAGCCAGGAAGACCCCCTGCCCCTGGATCCAGAATTAGCAGGGATTCCCAGAGAACGGGTAGAAACTCCTTTGACTGTTGGAGGACCCACCCCCCTGGTCACTCCCAGGTCATACTGGTCCCATTTCATCATTGTCACTGTCCTCCTGGCTTTGGTTCTCTCAGGGGCCCTAATCGGCTTTGTCTTTTGCCCACTGCGGGCACTCCAAGCACAGAGGAAAATCCAAGGCTGTGGTACCCTGCCTCCGGGGGAGAAGGCCCCATTGAGTGGAGAGCCCCCTCTCCAGCCTCCCAAGGACACAAGGATCCTGAATGGAGGGGGTGTG